From Enterococcus mundtii, the proteins below share one genomic window:
- the mngB gene encoding mannosylglycerate hydrolase, with translation MKKTVHVVPHSHWDREWYFTTSRSKIYLMHNLRKVIEQLEKDDPYESFILDGQASLLDDYLKWRPQDKERIQQLVQQGKLIIGPWYTQTDQLVISGESIVRNMLYGMKICEEFGTYMNVGYVPDSFGQAASMPQIYREFGINDTMFWRGVSDDDVKHTEYKWRGEDGSVVNVYQIPSGYYIGGAIPEREAELAEFLHQEPFKTTWGRSATDQVYFPNGFDQAPVRENLPELVDRMNQLYEDEYELQFSTIEKYIAAVKERHPELEEIAGELINGKLMRIHKTIFSSRPDLKAMNTQIQHYLVNVMEPILTMAMQLGFEYPVETVIEIWKLMFENAAHDSIGSCVSDTTNEDIYMRYKQARDISMNLVELTLRQISTAINNPQAQEITFTLFNTYDTRRNGVIEAEVYLPQKEFAILDQAGQALPYTILELTDQTEYVLNQGNILNPVKEIYLPEKVYKVKIALETTDVPSMGYTQLTVDLKGDTSAPLQEVKTNTVENEYYQITVNNNGSLDILDKTNEVLYKNQGIIEENGDDGDSFNYSPPVKDFVISSIDAQPTITIQQSEIYQKIHIAFTLKVPKDLAERAEKKVSSSLPIQLTMVLKKQSQQIDFKLTVENQQVDSHRVCVLFNTGIASKFSLADQQFGTLERPVVFEKEMALWEANKEQWNEQPIAIETCQSFVGLFDASHGVAVMPQGVREYEIVGEAFDTIRLTIFRTYGFMGKENLLYRPGRASGESVIETPAAQCHKTMHFDFSIVYFAQGFDQANVAQRAKQAVTPITLYQYAEFLNSRLIFTLGSVEPTLPTNFSLFEINGNLTLSVLKKAEERSGYILRLYNGLLDEVGHASITFNHPVNVVETVNLKEAKKEALLVENNAVTLEKINHAKFVTLYVE, from the coding sequence ATGAAAAAAACAGTACATGTCGTACCCCACAGTCATTGGGATCGCGAATGGTATTTTACTACAAGTCGCTCGAAAATCTATTTGATGCACAATTTAAGAAAAGTCATTGAACAACTAGAAAAGGATGATCCCTATGAGAGCTTCATTTTAGATGGACAGGCTTCGCTGTTAGATGATTACTTGAAGTGGCGTCCGCAGGACAAAGAAAGGATTCAACAACTTGTTCAACAAGGGAAGTTGATCATTGGCCCATGGTACACTCAAACCGATCAATTAGTGATCTCGGGAGAAAGCATTGTTCGGAATATGTTATACGGCATGAAAATTTGTGAAGAATTCGGGACATACATGAATGTTGGGTACGTCCCAGATTCTTTCGGCCAAGCAGCCAGTATGCCACAAATCTATCGTGAGTTTGGTATCAATGATACGATGTTTTGGCGTGGTGTCAGTGATGACGACGTTAAACATACAGAGTACAAATGGCGTGGAGAAGATGGTTCGGTGGTCAATGTCTACCAGATCCCAAGTGGGTACTACATTGGCGGTGCCATTCCTGAACGAGAAGCAGAATTAGCAGAGTTCTTACATCAAGAACCGTTTAAAACGACTTGGGGACGCAGTGCTACGGATCAAGTGTATTTTCCAAATGGTTTCGATCAAGCACCAGTCAGAGAAAATCTTCCAGAATTGGTTGATCGAATGAATCAACTTTATGAGGATGAGTATGAGTTACAATTTTCAACGATTGAAAAATACATTGCCGCAGTCAAAGAACGCCATCCTGAGTTGGAAGAAATCGCCGGTGAACTGATCAATGGCAAATTGATGCGAATCCATAAAACGATTTTTTCTTCACGTCCTGATTTGAAGGCAATGAACACTCAGATCCAACATTACTTAGTCAATGTTATGGAGCCTATCTTAACGATGGCCATGCAATTAGGATTTGAGTACCCCGTGGAAACAGTCATAGAGATTTGGAAGTTAATGTTTGAAAATGCGGCGCATGATTCCATTGGTTCTTGTGTTTCTGATACGACCAATGAAGATATCTATATGCGCTATAAGCAGGCGCGAGATATTTCCATGAATCTTGTCGAATTGACTTTACGACAGATTTCTACTGCAATCAATAACCCACAAGCACAAGAAATTACTTTCACACTCTTCAACACCTATGATACAAGACGCAATGGGGTCATTGAAGCAGAAGTTTATTTGCCACAAAAAGAGTTTGCGATTCTTGATCAAGCTGGTCAGGCGTTGCCTTATACGATTTTAGAGCTTACCGACCAAACGGAGTATGTTTTGAATCAAGGAAATATTTTAAATCCAGTCAAGGAAATCTATTTGCCGGAGAAAGTCTATAAAGTGAAGATTGCCTTAGAAACGACGGATGTGCCGAGTATGGGTTATACCCAGCTGACGGTTGATTTGAAAGGTGATACAAGCGCACCATTGCAGGAGGTAAAAACCAATACGGTTGAAAACGAGTACTATCAGATCACTGTCAATAACAATGGTTCTTTGGATATTCTTGATAAAACCAATGAAGTGCTTTACAAAAACCAAGGGATCATTGAAGAAAATGGCGACGATGGTGATTCATTCAATTATTCACCACCTGTGAAAGATTTTGTGATTTCATCAATTGATGCGCAACCAACGATCACCATTCAGCAATCAGAAATCTACCAAAAGATCCATATAGCTTTCACGTTGAAGGTTCCGAAGGATTTAGCTGAACGTGCAGAAAAGAAAGTCTCGTCTTCACTGCCGATCCAATTGACGATGGTGTTGAAAAAACAATCACAACAAATTGATTTCAAATTAACGGTTGAAAACCAACAAGTTGATAGCCATCGGGTATGTGTGCTATTTAATACTGGGATTGCCTCGAAATTTTCGCTTGCTGACCAACAGTTTGGTACGTTGGAGCGTCCAGTTGTATTTGAAAAAGAAATGGCCCTTTGGGAAGCCAATAAAGAGCAATGGAATGAGCAACCGATTGCCATAGAAACTTGTCAATCCTTTGTCGGTTTATTCGATGCGTCCCATGGCGTAGCAGTTATGCCCCAAGGGGTACGTGAATATGAGATTGTGGGGGAAGCGTTTGATACGATTCGCTTAACGATTTTCCGGACCTATGGCTTCATGGGGAAAGAGAATCTACTGTATCGCCCAGGGCGTGCTTCAGGAGAATCAGTGATTGAGACACCAGCTGCACAGTGCCACAAAACGATGCATTTTGATTTCTCCATTGTTTACTTTGCTCAGGGATTTGACCAAGCAAATGTCGCACAACGTGCCAAACAAGCAGTAACACCGATCACTCTTTATCAATACGCAGAATTCCTGAATTCCCGATTGATTTTTACTTTAGGATCGGTTGAGCCAACTTTGCCGACAAACTTTAGTCTTTTTGAGATCAATGGCAATCTAACCTTGAGTGTATTGAAAAAGGCGGAAGAGCGTTCAGGTTACATTTTGCGTCTATACAATGGGCTTTTAGATGAAGTGGGACATGCGTCTATCACATTCAACCATCCAGTGAACGTAGTAGAAACAGTCAATCTAAAAGAAGCTAAGAAAGAAGCACTTTTGGTGGAAAATAATGCCGTCACTCTTGAAAAGATTAACCATGCAAAATTTGTGACATTGTATGTGGAATGA
- a CDS encoding PTS fructose transporter subunit IIC, with product MKRVLADVKGHLMSGISFVLPLIIGASLVVAIPKMIALGMGITSLDPYAGTEGFKHALYLIEQVGWTGIGLINTVLAGFIAYSVGDKAALGAGFIGGAVASSTNAGFLGAVIAGFLAGYLVKWAKEHIKLPESFAGVMPLVILPLIATLSVAIVMGALLSEPLAWINTSLVEWIRTMIENDVNKILLAVIMGAMIGSDLGGPVNKAAWMAGNVLLAEGVYLPAIIVNVAICAVPFGYALATLFHKNRFNKELLDAGRNNFIMGFIGITEGAIPFTLVNPLRLVPINMLGGAIASGLGIALGMYDKMPPVGGIYGFFTVGNGWAYLIGLFAGAAFIGFVAPLFVNFNKQEEQKEDITLDDIELSFEN from the coding sequence ATGAAAAGAGTTCTAGCAGATGTAAAAGGCCACTTGATGAGTGGAATTAGTTTTGTACTGCCGTTGATTATTGGCGCTTCACTAGTTGTTGCCATTCCGAAAATGATTGCTCTTGGTATGGGGATAACAAGCTTAGATCCTTATGCTGGCACTGAAGGCTTTAAACATGCGCTTTATTTGATTGAACAAGTAGGGTGGACAGGAATCGGTTTGATCAATACTGTCTTAGCTGGGTTTATAGCGTATTCTGTTGGAGATAAAGCTGCTTTAGGGGCCGGCTTTATCGGCGGTGCGGTCGCTTCTAGCACAAATGCTGGTTTTTTAGGGGCAGTTATTGCTGGGTTCTTAGCAGGATACTTAGTGAAGTGGGCTAAAGAACATATCAAATTACCGGAGTCATTTGCTGGAGTGATGCCGCTGGTCATTTTACCCTTGATTGCTACATTATCCGTAGCGATCGTCATGGGCGCATTACTCTCTGAGCCATTGGCATGGATCAATACTAGCTTGGTTGAATGGATTCGAACCATGATTGAAAACGACGTCAACAAAATTTTGCTTGCAGTCATCATGGGGGCAATGATTGGCTCTGACTTAGGGGGGCCTGTAAACAAAGCTGCTTGGATGGCAGGAAATGTTTTACTAGCTGAAGGTGTGTATTTACCAGCAATTATCGTAAATGTTGCGATTTGTGCGGTGCCATTTGGATACGCCTTAGCAACTTTATTCCACAAAAATCGATTCAATAAAGAGCTATTGGATGCTGGCCGTAATAACTTTATTATGGGCTTTATCGGAATCACAGAAGGAGCAATTCCTTTTACATTAGTCAATCCATTACGGCTTGTACCGATCAACATGTTGGGAGGAGCAATCGCTTCAGGTTTGGGGATCGCGTTAGGAATGTATGACAAAATGCCGCCTGTTGGAGGGATTTATGGCTTCTTCACTGTTGGGAACGGTTGGGCGTATTTGATTGGACTATTTGCAGGAGCTGCTTTCATCGGTTTTGTCGCTCCTTTATTTGTGAATTTCAATAAGCAAGAAGAACAAAAAGAAGACATTACGCTTGATGATATTGAATTGAGCTTTGAAAATTGA
- a CDS encoding PTS fructose transporter subunit IIB, with amino-acid sequence MKIVGISACPAGLAHTPMAAKALEKAGVKLGYEVKIEQQGSLGQVNEITAAEAKEADFLLLATDQKVVGMERFEGKPQIRVNINTCIKAPEAVLKKCVAAVEQRNAN; translated from the coding sequence ATGAAAATAGTAGGGATTTCCGCCTGTCCAGCAGGATTGGCACATACACCGATGGCCGCAAAAGCTTTAGAAAAAGCTGGTGTGAAACTGGGCTATGAGGTCAAAATTGAACAGCAAGGTTCGTTAGGGCAAGTCAACGAGATCACTGCAGCAGAAGCAAAAGAAGCAGATTTCTTGCTTTTAGCGACTGATCAAAAAGTTGTTGGGATGGAACGGTTTGAAGGAAAACCGCAAATTCGGGTAAATATTAATACGTGTATCAAAGCACCGGAAGCGGTGCTAAAGAAATGTGTCGCAGCTGTGGAACAAAGAAACGCAAACTAA
- a CDS encoding PTS sugar transporter subunit IIA: MDFQEKNILLNVAVRSKEELFHVIANHAYESGIVTDAADTCAAFIEREAQYSTGLQEGFAIPHAKAEPVLEPTVLFIRLEQAIEWETFDDSAVKNVFALMVPKKDEGTVHLQMLSRLATALLEDTFIQQIQQSKDKAYLAELIKKEMMGEKII; this comes from the coding sequence ATGGACTTTCAGGAAAAAAATATTCTCTTGAATGTGGCTGTTAGATCAAAAGAAGAACTGTTTCACGTGATTGCGAATCATGCCTATGAATCCGGAATCGTTACCGATGCAGCAGACACATGTGCGGCATTCATTGAACGGGAAGCACAATATTCAACCGGCTTACAAGAAGGCTTTGCTATTCCGCATGCAAAAGCTGAACCGGTTTTGGAACCGACCGTTTTGTTTATTCGCTTAGAACAAGCCATCGAATGGGAAACCTTCGATGATTCTGCAGTCAAAAATGTGTTTGCTTTGATGGTTCCTAAAAAAGATGAAGGAACGGTGCATTTGCAAATGTTGAGTCGCCTAGCAACAGCGTTGCTTGAAGATACATTCATCCAGCAGATTCAACAATCAAAAGATAAAGCTTATTTAGCAGAATTGATCAAAAAGGAAATGATGGGAGAGAAAATCATATGA
- a CDS encoding BglG family transcription antiterminator: MSKLAYQRLDDLLEVLTRQTVPLPMKELTKNFSISERTVRTDIANLNDLLTNVGASIKLIRGQGYLLSIGSKEQFHDWWTESMSTTESFLTTSEERQTYLLFLLFKNENPLSLDDFLDRLFISKNTFYSYLKTARDNLAAYHLKIVNRPNIGFEVLGNEFAKRQAISDLLIEKDLQEYLIGFTEMELELFDTINLVHLQELALNHLASLDLLDSDYYHKNILSHFALAISRFIAGHEINEFPLHVPALKKDAQKVVGHFLEEIDHAFDIQLTAGEKQYFIYYLAMNAPRLVETGDSNDSSTETAKAIVEELLTAIKQTSNYALETDKMLIEDLTSHIEGFINMNLMDARRSNPLLATIKKSFPQAYDLCLTHLETVSMKHGFYFSSDEIGYIALHIAGAMERSSIRNHHKHRVILVCGTGRAMSRIIEAKIIKHYQETIEVVDRFSYVELQQCDLSAIDFVITTVPLEQFSVPSIYINMAQLDKEISKIESFIETLSEAKNGIYSLFQEAFFLHENHADKETLLEKMAQQLYQKDFVPKDFYDSVKKREAINQTNINEWLAIPHPMTLMAKRSVVSVAIIPDGVDWGNGDLVRFVFLFAIQKDEYEDTEEIYNLLLELMDREDVQQAILQKSGYHNFLSYMKQL, translated from the coding sequence TTGTCAAAACTTGCTTATCAACGATTAGATGATCTATTGGAAGTATTAACTAGACAAACGGTGCCGCTACCAATGAAGGAGTTAACGAAAAACTTCTCGATTTCTGAACGAACGGTTCGGACAGACATTGCGAATTTAAATGATTTATTAACAAACGTGGGAGCCTCCATCAAGTTGATTCGAGGGCAAGGCTATTTGTTGTCCATTGGTTCAAAAGAACAATTTCATGACTGGTGGACAGAAAGTATGTCAACCACAGAGTCCTTTCTAACCACTAGTGAAGAACGACAAACCTACCTACTTTTCCTATTATTCAAGAATGAAAACCCTTTATCCCTGGATGATTTTCTCGATCGGTTATTTATTAGTAAAAACACATTTTACTCATACTTAAAAACGGCTCGAGACAATTTAGCCGCCTATCACTTAAAAATAGTAAATCGTCCAAATATTGGCTTTGAAGTCTTGGGTAACGAATTCGCCAAGCGTCAGGCTATCAGTGATCTGTTGATTGAAAAAGATCTACAAGAGTACTTGATCGGTTTTACAGAAATGGAACTTGAGTTGTTTGATACGATCAATCTAGTCCACTTACAAGAATTGGCATTAAATCATCTGGCATCCTTAGACTTGTTAGACTCTGACTACTATCATAAAAACATTCTTTCTCATTTTGCTTTAGCAATCAGCCGCTTTATAGCTGGCCATGAGATCAACGAATTTCCCTTGCACGTGCCTGCGCTCAAAAAAGACGCCCAGAAAGTAGTTGGTCATTTCTTAGAAGAAATCGATCATGCATTTGATATACAATTGACTGCAGGAGAAAAACAATACTTTATTTACTATCTTGCGATGAATGCACCACGTTTAGTTGAAACTGGCGATTCAAACGATTCTTCCACAGAAACTGCTAAAGCTATCGTCGAAGAATTACTAACTGCGATCAAACAGACGTCAAACTATGCATTAGAGACAGATAAGATGCTAATAGAAGATCTGACTTCTCATATAGAAGGTTTTATCAATATGAATCTAATGGATGCACGCCGCAGCAATCCATTACTGGCAACGATCAAAAAATCTTTTCCACAGGCTTATGATTTATGTTTGACCCATTTAGAAACGGTAAGCATGAAACATGGTTTTTATTTTTCTTCTGATGAGATCGGTTATATTGCTTTGCACATCGCAGGTGCTATGGAAAGGAGTTCCATCAGAAATCATCATAAACATCGCGTCATCCTTGTTTGTGGAACCGGTCGAGCCATGAGCCGTATTATTGAAGCGAAAATCATCAAGCACTATCAAGAAACGATCGAAGTCGTTGATCGCTTTTCTTATGTTGAACTACAACAATGTGATCTTTCTGCAATTGATTTTGTAATCACAACCGTTCCATTAGAGCAGTTTTCTGTTCCTTCAATTTATATCAACATGGCACAACTAGACAAGGAAATCAGCAAAATCGAATCGTTCATTGAAACACTAAGCGAAGCAAAAAACGGCATCTATTCATTGTTTCAAGAAGCATTTTTTCTTCATGAAAATCATGCAGATAAAGAGACCCTGTTAGAGAAAATGGCACAGCAATTGTACCAAAAAGATTTTGTGCCAAAAGATTTTTATGACAGTGTGAAGAAACGAGAAGCAATCAATCAGACAAATATCAACGAGTGGCTAGCTATCCCCCATCCCATGACATTGATGGCGAAACGCTCGGTTGTTTCAGTGGCAATCATTCCTGATGGCGTTGATTGGGGAAATGGTGACTTGGTTAGATTTGTCTTTCTCTTTGCGATTCAAAAAGACGAATATGAAGATACCGAAGAAATCTATAATCTTTTATTAGAGTTGATGGATCGTGAAGATGTTCAACAAGCAATCTTGCAAAAAAGTGGTTATCACAACTTTTTGAGTTATATGAAACAATTATAA